The DNA sequence TGAGCTTGTTTTCTCATTATGTCCATCAATGCCGGACCTTGAATACCATGCTCATATCCGGGATAGTTCTCTACTTCAGTAGTAATTGTCAACTGACCACCTGGCTGCATTCCTTCAAATATCACTGGTTTCAGATTTGCTCTTGCATTATAAAGTGCAGCAGTAAATCCGGCAGGTCCTGAACCTATAATTATTATTTTGTGATGATTATCCGCCATTACTTTTCCTTAAATGAATTATAGTTAAAAATTAATTTGCCTGGGTTTGATTATGCAAATTTACAAAAGATTCAGTTTAGACTAGTTGAGAATATCTATAAGTTATTTATCTCTAAGATAAGCAGCATTTCGTTTCAGGCCACTCAGTTTTGCTCTTTTAATAGGTGAGTTTTTAAATTTCTCTTTGAATTTTTCTTCTGTCATTTCAAGAATATCTGTCAGATTTAATTCCTTATTCTCAGGATGAAAATCTTTTATCATTGTTTCAACCGGGAATTTTTGATTCCACGGACAAACGTCCTGACAGATGTCGCAGCCAAAAATCCAATCATCAAATTTTCCTTTAAACTCTTCAGAAATGGTTCCTTTATTTTCGATCGTTAGATATGAAATACATTTGTTCGCATCCACAACATATTCTTGAACTATCGCTTTGGTTGGACAAGCATCAAGACAAGCAGTACAGCTTCCGCAAAAGTCTGGTATCGGTTCTGAATATTCAAACTCACAATTTGTAATAATGTTAGCAATGAAAAACCAGCTACCAATTTCCCGATTGATTACGTTCGTATGTTTCCCAAGCCAGCCAATTCCCGCTCGAACAGCCCATGCTTTATCCATCACGGGACCGGTATCAACATAAGAAATCGATTCGAATGACGGATCATTCTTTTTTAATTCTGATTCAAGTTCATCAAGCATTGACCAGATTATATGATGATAATCTTTCCCCAGGCATAACGTGAGACTTTGCCATTTGCTTTTCATTTGAATATTGGTGAGGAGTGTAATAATTCAATCCTAACGAGATCACAGATTTTGCATTCGAAAGAATTTGTTTAACATCTTTTCTTTTTTCAAAATTCCTTTTCATGTAATCCATACTAGCCTGATAATTATTATCGAGCCATTGCTGAAGATGTTCAGATTCTTCTTCCAAAATCTCTGCTTTTGCAAATCCAACCAAATCAAAACCAAGTTGTTTTGCTTTTTCGATTACTATTTCATTGGTGAGTCTCATATAATAAAATAATTGTTAGCTGGTAGTCATTCCCACGAAAGTGGGAATCCAGATTTGCACTGACTTGTGGATTCCTGCTTACGCAGGAATGACATATAATTTTACCACTGCATTTGTCTTGGTAATACTTTCACATAAACCTTATCGTCAACTACTTCAACCGGATAGACCTGCAAGCCATTGCTGCCTGTATCTTTTTTCCCCGTTCGAAGATTGAACTTCCAGCCGTGCGCGGGACAGACAACAAATTCGTCTTCAATAAATCCATCATAAATCAACCGCGTTTGCTGATGTGGACAAATATTGCTAACCGCGAAAACTTCATCATTGATTTTAAATACAGCTATCTCAATATCATTTACTACAAATCTTTTTCCTGTTTCCTCTGCTAAATCACTCCACGAGCATAGAAATGAGAAGCCGTTTTCCTGAAGCTTATTCAAATGATCTGAATTTTTCATCGACAATATATCCTTCACCAAATTTTTTAACCGACGCAAATGCAATTTCGGGATCATGGCCAAAAAATAATTTCCAGTTTTCTTGCAAAGCAATGTTTAAATACTTTTTCTTTTCCTCAAGAGTGACAAGTGGCTGTAAATCATAACCCATTATGTAATGCAGCGGTATGTGCGAATAAAATGGTATCAGGTCAGCACAATATAAAAACGTATCTCTTCCGTCTGAGATTTTCACCATTTGCTGGCCAAAGGTATGTCCGTTGATGACAAAAAACTCAATCCCATCATCAAAAATGTCATTACCATCAATCAAATGAAGCACTCCTTCTTCCATCAACGGTAAAAAATTTTCTTTGATATAACTACCTTTGTCTCTGTCAGATGGATTTACGGCCCATTCAAAATTCTGCTTTTGAACATAGTACTTTGCATTCGGGAATGCAGGCTGAAGCTTGCCATTTATTTTTAGTGTTGATCCGCCGGTATGATCAAAATGAAGATGAGTAAGAATTACGTCCGTTATATCATCTGATTTTAATCCTTTATTTGAAAGTGCAGAATCCATGGAATGCTTATCATCAACAGCATAAATATTTTTTGCTTTTTCATCCCACTTGTCACCCATTCCTGTATCAATTAATATTTTCTTCGAATCGCTTTCTAATAATAAATTTCTAGTTGCAAGTCTAACTCGATTTGAATCATCAGCGAGATTTGTCTTTTGCCAGAGAGGTTTTGGGATAATCCCGAACATTGCTCCGCCATCAAGACCGAAAGAACCTGATTCGATAATGCTTAGTTTGTATTTTCCAATTTTCATAACTGAAAAGTTAATTAGAATTAATGCTTTACTTCTTAAAATTAAAAAAGATGGGAGTCAATTCACAGGAGAGAGAGGCTTTAAAATAAAAAAACCCCGACATTGCCGGGGTTAATCAGTTAAAAATTATTACCTGCCTAATCCATCAAGATAATCTTTCCTTGCAAGAAGCTGCTCTTCAGTTTCAAACATGCTTCGGATCGGGAACACAACAATCAACTGGACAAACAGCCGCACACTGTGGCTCATCATGAAAACCTTTGCACTCAGTACATTTATCGGGTACTATATAAAAGAATTCCGCAGAATAAAATCCGCTTGCACCAGATGGAGCAGCATCACCGTCACCATAAGATTTACCAGCTAATTCCCAGTTAACACCACCTTCATATATTGCAGTATTCGGACATTCAGGTTCACAAGCACCACAGTTGATGCATTCCTCAGTTATCATTATCGCCATATCATTACTCCTTTAATTTTTAATTCTATTTTTGAATTCCTATTCATTTGAACAGAATAATTTTCTTAAAAGTTCATCGGAAATTTATAAAAAATACATTGCTCAGCAAGTTAAAATTAGATTTTAATGGTATTTTATTTTGCGGTCGTGACTTTTTGCACAATATCAACGTTTAGTATCCCGCCAATATTGAACGAAATCAGCAGAATAATCACCGGAAAAACTTCATAATAATCACGAAGTTCATCGAAGAAACCGAACAAAAGAGTCAAGATTAACAGTGGAATTCCAATCCAGAGAGAATCTTTCAGAAACTTTGGTTTCTCTTTCCATCTGCTGAAGACTGAAAGAATGATAATCAGTAATACCACAAAAGTAGCTAATGAATATCCGTTGAAAAGAAGGTAGTTTCTGTCAATCAAGTGGAACTCAACAAAGCCACCGGGATTATTAATGAACAAAATGAACAACAGGATTTTTACGAATCCGAAAATCAAAAGTTGAATAGCCATAAATTGATAATAAAATTTTCTACTGATTTCTTTGTTACTATAAAAATGAATTGCAAAAATCATTGTCAAAAGAATAATCGTTTCCTTGTTGAAGCAGGCGATGAAGAAGAGAATTAAAAAGTGATTCCATTTTCTTTGTTTGAGAAATAAAAGTCCGAGCGTAAATAAAAACAATGAAGGAAAATCGTATACATAGTTCGAGTAATTAGGTTGGAACATAGCAGGTATGGCAAAAAGAAGAATTATTGAGATAACATTCTTGAACCACAAAGGTGTCATGTAGATTTCATCGAATAATTTTCTGAATGCATAAACAAATCCGAGCAGTGAAAGATACATCAGTATCATCGCAATTAAATATTCAGTTATGAACTCACTTTCCCAAATTAGTTTTTCCAGTGCAAGCATAAGAAAGCTGCTGCTTTCAACTTTTTCTGTGAGAGTTTCGTGAATGCTTTCCGGGATGACTTCACTAATTATTCTTACAGTAGTTGGCAGAAGTGTCCTGTAAACAAATGGTTTCCACGCTGTACCGTAAACCATTTCAGAAAACATTGATTGTTCGTCCCCGTTAATTGGCGGAAGTTTTACAAATGCAATTAACACATAAAGAGATACTAGCGCTAAAACTGATTTGTAAACAACCGGAATTTCATAAAGGTTTTTCATTGCAACACTATTTATTTCTAATCAAATAATTTGTATTGATACCATTTTTTCTTCTCCACTCAGCATAGTCTCTGTGAATATGCATAAGTAATGACTTACTTTCACTCAACCGGACAGAATTTATTATTCTAAAAATATTTATTGTAGACCCACAACATCATTTATGACCAAAATTACCGGGAGAATTGACCGTTTTCACTAATTTAATCTCAATTCATTCAAGTTTGACAGATGATTTTACCAAGACCCCGAAAAGTATTCACACACATTAATTGCTCATTTGTTCTTTGAGAGAGAAATAAAATTTGTCCAAACTAAATTGCCCTCCCCCAAAGACTTCTTGGGACTGAATAACCACCTGGTAAAGATTTGCCAAGAAAATATTTTTTTTGTTTCTGTTAACTGGTAAAGAATAAATTAAATAGTTTATGAAAGAGTTGTAAAACCAACCCAACAAAGACTGAAATCCCAATATTTTTTTTGCAGAATGATAAGGGATCATCCCGCAGATTTATTTTACGAGGCCTGAACAAGCTAACAATAGTGGTTTAACCACAGAAGAGGAAGTTATATCGACCTTGCTTTTTATGCGCAAAATTTAATGGTCGCAATTTTTGACTCACACAAATTGGAAACGTTAACCAAAAGTTTTTTTTAATAATTTTTTCATTAAGATATAAGAGTGAATTTTTCAAGGTTTGACTCCATTATATTCATTTTGAAGATATCGAAGAGCTGCATTTGTCTTTGCAAGATTTTTTTCAATAGCAAACTTTTCTGCGTTTTGTAAATTTCCCGAATAGAATCTCCACCACAATAGCGAGCCGACGACAAAACCATCAAACACTCTGTCTTCTATAAATGCATTTATTGTAAGATAACCCCAAAGAACATTCCAGCCAATCGAAATTAGTCCATTGACATATTCACCGGAATAAAATTGTCCCGCACCGGGAACAATTGATAAAGCTTTTGCTAGAGCGGGGTCGTACAAATCGTTAGTGATTGAATCACAAAGAACTGCAAGTTGGTGATCGGGTTTTATTTCTGAAAAGGATTGTGATGCTTTTTCCCAATCGTCTGAAAAGATATAAGCCCATCCACGCCAATAATTTATTTCATCAGCTTTATCTTTAAATGCCAGGTTGCTCTGTAAAGAATCAAGAAGAGTTAAAGCTCTTGTCGTTGTTCTTCTTAAAATATTCACTTTTATTATTTCAATTTTGGCTTCAAATATTTCATCATTTGTAGCAGCATTCATTTCTGCGATAGTAAAATATCTCGCAGCATCAGAATATTTAGCTCCGTACTTATAGCTTAATCCAATGAGTAAATTCGCTTCATAGTCGTATGATTTTAACTCATCAAAAAATAGAAGACGTTTAAACTCGGTTATTGAATCAAAATATTTTTCTTCACTGTATAAATTTTTCGCAAGTTCGAATTGCTGCTTCAATGTATTCTGTGCAATCGACTGATGAGTTAATACTATTATTAAGACAGCAGAGAATAATATTTTATTTGCAGAAATCATTGTCAGGTACAAAATAATTTTTTTCTTCGAGAAATAATTTCAAACCATTGCTGAATTCAAAATTAACCTCGCATTAAAAATCTGTGCTGAGGCAATTGAGCCATATATGTTTCCGGCATAGAAAAATGCACCAAGTCCGGTAAAAATCCAGGCGCGTGTCTGGTGATCAGCTTGAAAATTATCATATGCAAGGAAAGCAAAAAGGCTCGTTATGACTAATGCAGTTACCCCATCTCCCCATTCTCCGACATACATTTTTCCGCTTCCCGGAATAATCGCCGACATGACTCCTGCAAGTGCGGGATTTTTGTACGGCGGATTCGTTTTCAAATCATAAAACATTGCAACAGTTTGTTTTTCACCTTCATCAAATGGTTCGATAAACTTTTCTTTCGATATTGAAAAATTCTCATCATATAATTTTGAGATGATGGTAAGCTTATTAATTCTTTCTTCGTAGTAACTATCATAGGAGAGTTTATCATTGGGAAACAGCAACTTTGGTTCAATTAATAATTTGTTCTTTAATGATAGTAAGTACGCATCGGGAAAAAATTTTGATTGAACTGAAATACTACCTAAGATTTCATTCGAATACTGATAGAGATTCAATTCAGAATATCCGAGCATCATTTTAAACTGAATTGTGTCATTGAGCAGCTGATTATCAAGTAATTCGTATTGCTCAATTGCACGCAAATAATCACCTTCGCAAAAAAGATAATCAGCGAATTTTTTTATGTTTTCAGGTGAATGAAAATCAAATGAAGGTGATTGAGGAAAAACTGGAAGAGCAATAAGAAAAATAATTGTTAATAGGATTCTCATTCATCATCAACAATGGATGAAGGAGGCAGATAATTAATTCTTCCCTGATTCAAAGTATAATTCTGCGGTGGATCATAAAAATGACCGGAACTGACTCTCGGATAATGGTTATGACCCTTTGCCAAATTCATATCACGAGTAAATCGATCAAAGAACATCAACGACGCCTGGAATATGTTTGTCTCTTTAGCTGATTGAAGAAGAAAAGCAGAACAGGTTGGTCTGAACGGACAATTCTCTCCATCAACATCTGAAATAAAAAACCAATAAGCATTCGCAAGAGACTTAGCCATAAACTCACCAGCATTTTCTGACTCGAATGAATAGTTTCTTTTATTGTAATGGATTTGTTTTTCGTAGGAGACATCTGCCTTTTGCCATTTGAGACTTTCAATCTGACAAAAAGCAGATGTTGTAAAAAGTAGGGAGAGAAGATTTAAAACTAGTTTACTTTGCATCAAGTAGTGACCTTGCTATCACTATTCGCTGAATTTCCGAAGTTCCTTCATAAATTTCGGTGATCTTCGCATCACGAAGATATCTTTCAACCAAATATTCCCGCACGTAACCATAACCACCGTGCACCTGAATAGCTTCCAGCGCACATTCAACAGCAATCTTTGAAGCGTAAAGTTTTGCCATAGCAGCTTCTGCAAAATATTTTTTGTGAGCATCTTTTAACGCTGCGGCTTTCAGAGTTAATAATTTTGCAGCGTCAAGTTTCATTGCCATATCAGCAATTTTAAATTGTATTGCCTGAAGATTTGCAATCTCTTTTCCAAAAGCTTTTCTTTCTTTTGAGTATTTGATAGCAGCTTCGAGTGAAGCTTCAGCAATTCCCAGCGCCTGTGAGGCAATTCCGATTCTTCCGCCATTGAGAGTATTCATCGCAAAATTGAATCCCTTACCTTCTTCCCAGACAATATTTTCTTTTGGCACTCTGCAATTTTCAAATGTCAATGAACAGGTATCTGAACTTCTGATACCAAGCTTATCTTCTTTTTTCCCGTGACCGAATCCGGGAGTTCCTTTTTCAACAAGAAATGTTGTAATCCCTTTGTGACCTTTTGATTTATCAGATTGTGCCATAACCAGATAATAATCGGCAGTTGTTCCATTCGTAATCCAGTTCTTCATTCCATTCAAAACAAAATGATCTCCATCTTTATCGGCTAATGTATGCTGTTGAGTCGCATCGCTTCCAGCTTCCGGTTCTGACAAAGCAAACGCACCGAGCTTTTCACCTTTTGCAAGCGGAACCAAATATTTTTGTTTCAGATAATCTGATCCGTATTCTTCCAATCCCCAGCAGACAAGTGAATTGTTGACGGACATTATCACTCCGACACTCGCATCCACTTTGGAAATTTCTATCATTGCAAGAACATAACTGATTGTATCCATTCCTGCACCGCCGTAATCAGGAGAAACCATCATTCCTAAAAATCCAAGTTCTCCCATTTTCTTTATTATCTCAGCTGGAAACTCTGCATTGATATCACGCTCAACGGCTGAAGGTGCTATTTCATTCTGCGCGAAATCACGAGCGGATTCCTGGATCATCAATTGTTCTTCAGTAAAATCAAAATTCATTTTTTACCCCGTTAATTTTTATTTGACAAGTTAGATGCATTCTGGAGATGAATTATTTTCCGTGTCAAAAATAATGTAATATGAAATCTCTGGCAAAGAATATTTGTGAGAAATCACGGCACCGATAATTTTGTCAGTAGGATACAGATGGACTATTTTTGGAATATGACTAAAGAAAAACACACGATTAAGGGACTTACACTCAAAGAATTAAAAGAATATTTTATTTCTGAAGGTGAGCCTGCATTCCGGGCCGAACAGGTCTTCAAATGGATGTACGGGGATATGGTCGATAGCTTTGATTTAATGAGCAATCTTCCAAAATCTTTGAGAAGTAAGCTTGAAGAAAATCTATATACGGATACGCTCACTTATCTAACGAGTGAAGTTTCTCCTTCAACTGGAACAAAAAAATATATCTTTGAAACAAGCGAAGGAAACAAAATTGAATCAGTTGTTATTCCTGAAAAGAAACGAACAACTCTTTGCATCTCAACACAGATTGGCTGTCCGCTTGATTGTAAGTTTTGCGCAACAGGATTGATGGGTTACGAAAAAAATCTAACAGCCGGAGAAATTTTCGATCAGTTTAAACTCGCCAGTAAGGATTATAAAGAAAGCGAGATAACAAACATCGTTTATATGGGTATGGGTGAACCTCTTCTGAACTTTAAAGAAACGGTAAAGTCGCTTGAAATTTTTGCAGAAGAATTAACGACAGGAATCAGTCTGAAAAAAATTACTGTATCAACTGCAGGTATTGCACCTAAAATAAAGGAACTCGAGGAAACAGGATTAAAAGTGAAACTCGCATTCTCCCTTCACTCGTGTTTTGAAGATATCAGGAATAAAATAATGCCGATAAACAAAAAGTATTCTCTCAAAGAAAACATCGATGCATTAAAAAGTTATGCGGCAAAGACAAATACTCGAATAACTTTCGAATACGTTATGCTGGATGGAATAAACGATCGTGACGAAGACATTAAAGCACTTGCAAGATTGATGAGCACAATTCCGAGTAAGCTGAATATTATTCCTTTCAATTCACTTGAACATATGAATCCTTCCGGATTAGCTGGAAAACTCCGATCAACACCGATGGAGCGAATCCACACGTTTGCTGATAAGTTAAGAGAAAAAAACATTACCGTGATGCTGCGAAATACTCAGGGTGATGATATTGCAGCAGCTTGCGGACAATTGGCAACGAAGTTTCAAATCTCATGAAAAAACTTACTCACGATGAAATAGCAAAGAACAGAAGCACACTTGATTCTATCCACAAAGTTAAAAAGCTCCCTGTTTATGTTTTGCTGAACAGCATCAGAAGTTCTTACAACGTCGGTTCAATATTCAGAACATCCGATGGAGCAATGATTGAAAAACTTTTTCTCTGCGGTTATACTCCATATCCTCCTCATCCTGATTTACCAAAAGGCAATAAAGATGTATTGAAAACTTCACTCGGTTCAACTGAAAGTGTAAAATGGGAATATATGAAAGATCCGAAAGAAGTTGTCCGCCAAATGAAAGAGAATGGAATCAAAGTTTGTGCGCTTGAATTAACAAGTAAAAGTTTTCCCTACTATGAATTGAAGAAAGATGTTTTCCCGGTTTGTCTAGTAATCGGAAATGAAATTACCGGTGTCTCACAGGAAATTCTGGATATGTGTGATTTTTCAATCGAGATTCCACAGTTTGGGATAAAACAATCGTTAAATGTTGCAGTTGCGTATGGAGTGACGATTTTTAGATTGAGAGAAATTTTTTAGTTGTGATTTAGTTTTTTGTGATTTGGAATTTACTCTACGCTGCTGCCGTAAAAAACTCTTCACCATTATCTTTTGTATGAATTAAAAGAAGATTTGCACGAACCATTTTTACGAGTGTTCGTGAAGCTCTTCTTTCCGAAATGTTAACAAGATTACTTAATTCTTTAACAGAAATTCTTTCGTACAACGATAAATACTCAAAAACTCTTTTTTCAACATCTCCTATCTGGTATTTTTTTAATGCAAGATTTGAAGAATTTGCCCGAAGGATTCTTACCATCTCTTTACTTGCTGTAACACTTTTATCATTCAGACGGACGAGAACAACTGCTTTGTTAATATCAAATTCATTTTCATAATCCTGCAATCGATGCGGCTTGTAATCTGACTCAGGAATGCTGACTACAACAACTTCTTTCCCGTATACTTCAATAAAATCGATTGAATATTTTAGTGGTGGTTCACAAAAATTGTCTGCGGCATCTTTTATCATTTCCGATTCCGCTTTCTCACTATCTACTCCGACTACCTCCCTGTCATCATCAACACCAAAGATCATATACCCGCCTTTTGTGTTTGCAAAAGCAATCATCTCTCTTGCAATCTTTTCTGGTGTTGTAAAATGACGTTTGAATTCGCATTGAAGATTCTCCCCTTCTTCAATTAACTCTAACAGATGGCGACGGTTCATGGTTCAATTAAAATAGATATATGAGATGAACAGTTTTAGATATTAAGATAAACTATTAAAGTCAAAAGATTATTTTTTTACTTTTTTCTTTGATCTTGGAACTATCTTCGTCTACGTGGATTCCAAACAGGTTCTTTGTTAACAGGAAGTTTCTTCTGCTCTGTAACTGTCTCTTTCTGCTCGACTGTCTGCTGTTCATCCTCCAAAGCAACCTGAATTGTATCCTGCTGCGGTACCAAAATTTCTTCAGGAATTATATTATTTGCCTCCATTGAATCAGATGAGGTCAACGCATTGAGTGAGTCCAGCAAAGCTGTTTCCTGTTTTCTTTTTTCCTGTTTATATGCTGTGACTTTTGGAGCGACAATCCTTACATACTCTGAAGCGGGGTATTTTGCTATTAAAGTATCGTATGACGTTACTGCCGCTGAATAATCTTTAAGTTCATTTTCTTCAATCCATCCGGAAGCATAAATTGCTTTTGGTGCAACTGTAGATTTCGGATACTGCTTCGGGATTTCTTTTAGTTTATCAATTGCCGAGTAATAATCTCCTTCCAGCAGAAACTCCTCTGCCAGTTTGTACTCGTCGACTGCAGGATCATAATTCAAATCAATAAGAGGTTTATTCAATTTAACTGCTGCTGCGTTCACTATGTTTTCATTTTTATAATTTTCGTAGATGATATTAAAAAGGCTGTCTGCACTTTTTTGATTATCCACGGTAAGATAGTAGCTGCCCATCGCAAACATCGAAGTCGCATAAAAAGAATTATCGGGGTACTCAGTAAGATTACTGTGGTAATATTTGTATGCTGAATCAGGCAAATCAAATTCGGAGAGAAACAGATTCCCAAGCTCAAGCTGATTTTTTGCCAGAAGAGTTTTGAGAGAATCCTCGCTTATTTTAGGTTTCCTCGGAGGATTATTTTTAAACTTCAGTGTATCCGGTAGTGCGGCGATTAACTGGTTTGCAAGTGCTTCACGCTCACGCTTTTTCTGTTCAAAAATGACTTTCGCGTTCGGATCGAATGTCCTGTTCGTAAACATACTGTCAAATTGCGCAACAAGCAGAGAATCTTCCGGCAAGGGATTTCTGATTTTGCTGAAAATTGTATCCCTGTTGATGTACTCAAGTGAATCTTTGAGATATACAATCAGCGTATCAGCTACTTTGAGAGAATCCATGAAAAACCCGGTTGTATCACTCTCACCTAAAAGTAATGTTTCAAGTCCCGACCAGCTTTCCTGAAGTTCTTTAACTTCTGCAATCTCCTCGGCAATTGCTAATGAATCCTGTACATATTTCATTGAATCAAGTGAGAATTGATCCGGGTTCTGTAAATAAAACAGTTGCTTGCCATATTTATTCAAATCATTTTTGATTAGTACATACCTACTGAAGAGTCTTTGCTTTTCTTTTGCGGGAAGAATATATTCTTTTGGTAAAGATGAAGTTGATGCTTTCTGATAGAAGACAGCAGCGCTATCGAGCAACTTTATACCGTGTTCGTAAACATTTCCAATTTCATATTTAGCTGCACCAGCGACTGGTGTATTTTTATAAGTCGTATCGACCATTATCAGTTGATTAATCGCAGCTTCATAATTACCAAGAGCATTCTCTGTAATTCCTATTTCAAGATCTATATCTGAATATTTATCAGCGTACTTATCTTCTGATCTCATATTAGTGAAAATCTCATAAGCTTTTTCGGTTTCACCGATTGTACGGAGTGCACTGCCAAGCTTGAGATTAGCGGAGACCTCAAGATCATATGATGGTGAATGCTCGAATACATTTTGAAATGCAACTACTGCACTTTGACTATCACCGATCTGCATATTCAGGTTTCCGACTTCATACCATAGCTCAGCATTGATAGTTTCATTCTCTGATATTTCCAGAAATTCATTTGCAACCTGTATAGCTGCAGGAATATCTTCAATTGTTTTTCTGTACACAATCTCTTCGATATAAGCCTGTTCCATAATTTCTTCTTCATCTTCTTCGATGGCTATATCTCGCACTTCTTTTAATTGCGCCAGACCATCGGCATAATTTCTTAATCTCATATCACACTTACCGATCCACAATTGTGATTCAAGAGCATACTCTCCTTCAGGATCGGCAGCAAGAAGCTCTTTAAATTTTTGTTGTGATTTTAAATAGTTCCTCTGGTAATAAAACGCTTTGCCTAACATCAAAAGTGCTTCATCAACATAAGAAGTAGTTGAATGAAATTGAAGAATTACAGAACACTTCTCAATTAATTTCTGTACATCTGCATTCGCTGCGGGTGGTATTGCCGGCGGTTCTATTGAAAACAGATCTTTTTTCTGATCTGTTATCTGCTTTTCAATTTTAGTGTAGAGTTCGTTAGCGTTGTAATAAAGATTAAAGTAGGTAATGAAGTTATCCCAAACACCGCAGCCGGTAAGCAGAATCAATAAAGGCAGTGTCAGTAGAATTTTTTCTTTTAAGAGATTGGTGAACATCGCACCCGAAACTATCAAAGATTAAATAAAACAAAAAGGCAATTTACAGGGCGTC is a window from the bacterium genome containing:
- a CDS encoding tetratricopeptide repeat protein, whose product is MFTNLLKEKILLTLPLLILLTGCGVWDNFITYFNLYYNANELYTKIEKQITDQKKDLFSIEPPAIPPAANADVQKLIEKCSVILQFHSTTSYVDEALLMLGKAFYYQRNYLKSQQKFKELLAADPEGEYALESQLWIGKCDMRLRNYADGLAQLKEVRDIAIEEDEEEIMEQAYIEEIVYRKTIEDIPAAIQVANEFLEISENETINAELWYEVGNLNMQIGDSQSAVVAFQNVFEHSPSYDLEVSANLKLGSALRTIGETEKAYEIFTNMRSEDKYADKYSDIDLEIGITENALGNYEAAINQLIMVDTTYKNTPVAGAAKYEIGNVYEHGIKLLDSAAVFYQKASTSSLPKEYILPAKEKQRLFSRYVLIKNDLNKYGKQLFYLQNPDQFSLDSMKYVQDSLAIAEEIAEVKELQESWSGLETLLLGESDTTGFFMDSLKVADTLIVYLKDSLEYINRDTIFSKIRNPLPEDSLLVAQFDSMFTNRTFDPNAKVIFEQKKREREALANQLIAALPDTLKFKNNPPRKPKISEDSLKTLLAKNQLELGNLFLSEFDLPDSAYKYYHSNLTEYPDNSFYATSMFAMGSYYLTVDNQKSADSLFNIIYENYKNENIVNAAAVKLNKPLIDLNYDPAVDEYKLAEEFLLEGDYYSAIDKLKEIPKQYPKSTVAPKAIYASGWIEENELKDYSAAVTSYDTLIAKYPASEYVRIVAPKVTAYKQEKRKQETALLDSLNALTSSDSMEANNIIPEEILVPQQDTIQVALEDEQQTVEQKETVTEQKKLPVNKEPVWNPRRRR